One Oncorhynchus keta strain PuntledgeMale-10-30-2019 chromosome 11, Oket_V2, whole genome shotgun sequence DNA window includes the following coding sequences:
- the LOC118389804 gene encoding RNA-binding protein 27-like isoform X1 gives MMIIENVEALKSWLAKLLEPICEADPSALANYVVALVKKDKPEKELKALCADQLDVFLQKETTGFVDKLFECLTTKNYLGNPPPKEVPKEEPKLPVLKQQAVEAENVEEDRGDNRRRRSPLRNRSDLNESRGRGDRRRDDRKRRDMDRHGKSTESHRERHDRHGGNSRGRSYSRSRSRSGSRGKSRDKEHSRGRDYRSKFEVERKEPESFNSTSGSLVTHQHPPPLLPTPQQHPFPSSGGQAVPNSVTVVAPAHLPDSTTESWSNYYSNHREGKPFNKVTSVKHRCRDYDEKGFCVRGDLCPFDHGNDPLIVDDVTLPAMIPFPPPGMPPPARMAMPPHGQPPPAIRMPMPLHGQPPPPGIFPMPPPGPPLIPTSGIETPNHSGTSSASSLGPPGVGPPPLPPPPPPPSSVSLHPQYSQAEYNYDPEGYNPESPGMTAPGRPQYRQFIPRIQTQRPNLIGLTSGDGQGSRGITSANIVIQTEPAVASVPSSVCRYSSTEHEGRKRPLGPTEGPPPKKTWMDKPNYQANNQLNFPNNKPQHGGFPKKNHYVNTKLEVRKIPRDLNNITKLNEHFSKFGTIVNIQVVFGGDPEAALIQYTANEEARQAISSTEAVLNNRFIRVYWHREANTQQGQGMGQGQGDGQSSAMGQQHPSVHKQVIKQHSPGAYVLNNKTLSKHGVGAVAGGKLDVSHPSADPAAALFSTSVALQKGPYSSTVHKGVSKSLGKTAKALEAQEILKKKQETLKLQQDMRKKKQEMLEKQIECQKALINRLEKNRATLKPEERANIMKTLKDLTDKISQLQNEMNPASHSTANTAQSKTKTDAQKELLDAELDFHKKMSSGEDTTDLKRRLGQLQVEATRLGLIPTGRGKVGDAAGVRGRGRGRGRGRGHRGGGRGGGNHMVVDHRPRAIAILGVTQEEKEELMPHFVKFGEIEELRDQDATSVVMTFKTRSDAENAANQGAKFKGRVLQIAWFKPKTPSVSTEPEEEDSKEEVNAEEVSPYLLMEEEEDDDEDDEYESRSWRR, from the exons ATGATGATCATAGAAAATGTGGAAGCTTTGAAGTCTTGGCTGGCTAAACTCCTGGAGCCAAT CTGTGAGGCCGACCCCTCTGCTTTAGCCAACTATGTTGTGGCTTTGGTAAAGAAGGACAAACCTGAGAAAGAGTTGAAAGCACTTTGTGCAGATCAACTGGATGTCTTTTTACAAAAAG AAACCACTGGTTTTGTTGATAAGCTCTTTGAATGTTTGACCACCAAAAACTACTTGGGGAATCCACCTCCTAAGGAAGTTCCCAAAGAGGAGCCCAAACTCCCTGTGTTAAAACAGCAGGCTGTGGAG GCTGAAAATGTAGAAGAGGATAGGGGGGATAACAGGAGGCGGAGAAGTCCACTGAGAAACCGCTCTGACTTAAACGAATCAAg GGGACGTGGTGACCGCAGACGAGACGACCGCAAGCGGCGTGACATGGACCGCCACGGTAAAAGCACCGAATCCCACCGGGAGAGGCATGACCGGCACGGAGGCAACTCTCGTGGGCGCAGCTACAGTCGCAGCAGGAGCCGAAGTGGGAGCCGAGGCAAGAGCAGGGACAAGGAGCACAGCCGAGGGAGAG ATTACAGGTCAAAGTTTGAAGTGGAGAGAAAGGAGCCCGAGAGTTTCAACTCCACCTCTGGGTCCCTGGTAACCCACCAGCACCCTCCGCCCCTCCTACCTACCCCCCAGCAGCACCCATTTCCCTCCTCCGGTGGCCAAGCAGTCCCCAACTCTGTTACCGTGGTAGCACCCGCTCACTTGCCCGACAGCACTACAGAGAGCTGGTCTAATTACTACTCTAATCACAGGGAGGGCAAGCCGTTCAACAAGGTCACTTCAGTCAAGCACCGCTGCCGTGACTATGACG AAAAAGGTTTCTGTGTGCGTGGTGACCTCTGTCCCTTTGACCATGGCAATGATCCTCTGATCGTGGATGACGTCACGCTGCCCGCCATGATTCCGTTTCCTCCACCTGGCATGCCTCCACCGGCCCGCATGGCCATGCCCCCCCACGGCCAGCCACCCCCGGCCATCAGGATGCCAATGCCCCTCCACGGCCAGCCACCCCCACCGGGCATCTTCCCTATGCCGCCTCCTG GGCCCCCATTGATACCAACAAGTGGGATAGAAACTCCCAACCACTCAGGGACGAGTTCTGCGTCCTCTCTAGGACCGCCTGGAGTgggacctcctcctcttcctccaccaccaccacctccctcttctgtctctctacaccCCCAATATTCTCAGGCAGAAT ATAATTATGACCCAGAGGGTTACAACCCAGAGTCTCCAGGCATGACAGCACCTGGCCGGCCCCAGTACAGGCAGTTCATCCCCCGCATCCAGACCCAGAGGCCCAACCTGATCGGCCTCACCTCCGGGGATGGCCAGGGATCCAGAGGTATCACAT CGGCTAACATCGTGATCCAGACAGAGCCGGCGGTGGCCAGTGTCCCCAGCAGTGTGTGTCGCTACAGCAGCACAGAGCATGAGGGTAGGAAGAGGCCCCTGGGGCCCACAGAGGGTCCTCCGCCTAAAAAAACCTGGATGGACAA GCCCAACTACCAGGCAAACAACCAGCTCAACTTCCCCAACAACAAGCCCCAACATGGGGGCTTCCCCAAGAAGAATCACTATGTCAACACTAAGCTTGAAGTTCGCAAAATCCCCCGAGATCTCAACAACATCACCAAATTGAATGAGCACTTTAGCAAGTTTGGTACCATCGTAAACATTCAG GTGGTATTTGGTGGCGACCCCGAGGCAGCGCTGATCCAGTACACAGCCAACGAGGAGGCACGGCAGGCCATCTCCAGCACTGAGGCGGTGCTCAACAACCGCTTCATCCGTGTGTACTGGCACCGTGAGGCCAACACCCAGCAGGGACAGGGCATGGGTCAGGGCCAGGGGGACGGACAGAGCTCTGCTATGGGGCAGCAGCACCCCAGCGTTCATAAG CAGGTGATCAAGCAACACAGTCCCGGAGCCTATGTGCTGAATAATAAGACGTTGTCCAAACATGGTGTTGGGGCTGTGGCCGGAGGCAAACTGGACGTCTCGCACCCCAGCGCAGACCCTGCAGCG GCACTCTTCTCTACTTCTGTGGCCCTTCAGAAGGGGCCCTATAGCTCGACAGTCCACAAGGGAGTGTCCAAGTCACTTGGTAAAACTGCCAAAGCACTTGAAGCACAGGAGATCTTGAAAAAGAAGCAG GAGACATTGAAGTTGCAGCAGGACATGAGAAAAAAGAAGCAGGAGATGCTAGAGAAGCAGATTGAATGTCAAAAG GCTCTGATCAACAGACTTGAAAAGAACAGGGCCACATTGAAGCCAGAGGAGAGGGCCAACATTATGAAGACTCTGAAGGATCTGACCGACAAGATCTCCCAGCTTCAGAACGAGATGAACCCAGCCTCCCATTCCACAGCCAACACGGCTCAGTCCAAGACTAAGACAGAT GCACAAAAGGAGCTTCTGGACGCAGAGCTTGATTTCCACAAGAAGATGAGTTCTGGAGAGGACACGACCGACCTGAAGAGGAGACTGGGTCAGCTGCAGGTTGAG GCCACCCGGTTGGGCCTGATACCAACCGGGCGTGGGAAGGTGGGCGACGCAGCAGGCGTCAGGGGCAGGGGCCGAGGAAGGGGCAGGGGACGGGGACACAGAGGAGGTGGCAGAGGAGGTGGCAATCACATGGTGGTGGACCATAGGCCCCGAGCCATCGCCATCCTGGGAGTCAcacaggaagagaaggaggagctGATGCCTCACTTTGTG AAATTTGGTGAGATAGAGGAGCTCCGTGATCAGGATGCTACCAGTGTTGTCATGACGTTCAAGACCCGGAGCGACGCGGAGAAT GCTGCAAACCAAGGAGCAAAGTTCAAAGGTCGCGTTCTACAGATTGCATGGTTCAAGCCGAAGACACCATCCGTATCCACAGAACCTGAAGAGGAGGACTCGAAGGAAGAGGTCAATGCG GAGGAAGTCAGCCCCTACCTGCTtatggaagaggaggaagacgacGATGAGGATGACGAGTATGAGAGTCGTTCATGGAGGCGATGA
- the LOC118389804 gene encoding RNA-binding protein 27-like isoform X2, with protein sequence MMIIENVEALKSWLAKLLEPICEADPSALANYVVALVKKDKPEKELKALCADQLDVFLQKETTGFVDKLFECLTTKNYLGNPPPKEVPKEEPKLPVLKQQAVEAENVEEDRGDNRRRRSPLRNRSDLNESRGRGDRRRDDRKRRDMDRHGKSTESHRERHDRHGGNSRGRSYSRSRSRSGSRGKSRDKEHSRGRDYRSKFEVERKEPESFNSTSGSLVTHQHPPPLLPTPQQHPFPSSGGQAVPNSVTVVAPAHLPDSTTESWSNYYSNHREGKPFNKVTSVKHRCRDYDEKGFCVRGDLCPFDHGNDPLIVDDVTLPAMIPFPPPGMPPPARMAMPPHGQPPPAIRMPMPLHGQPPPPGIFPMPPPGPPLIPTSGIETPNHSGTSSASSLGPPGVGPPPLPPPPPPPSSVSLHPQYSQAEYNYDPEGYNPESPGMTAPGRPQYRQFIPRIQTQRPNLIGLTSGDGQGSRGITSANIVIQTEPAVASVPSSVCRYSSTEHEGRKRPLGPTEGPPPKKTWMDKPNYQANNQLNFPNNKPQHGGFPKKNHYVNTKLEVRKIPRDLNNITKLNEHFSKFGTIVNIQVVFGGDPEAALIQYTANEEARQAISSTEAVLNNRFIRVYWHREANTQQGQGMGQGQGDGQSSAMGQQHPSVHKVIKQHSPGAYVLNNKTLSKHGVGAVAGGKLDVSHPSADPAAALFSTSVALQKGPYSSTVHKGVSKSLGKTAKALEAQEILKKKQETLKLQQDMRKKKQEMLEKQIECQKALINRLEKNRATLKPEERANIMKTLKDLTDKISQLQNEMNPASHSTANTAQSKTKTDAQKELLDAELDFHKKMSSGEDTTDLKRRLGQLQVEATRLGLIPTGRGKVGDAAGVRGRGRGRGRGRGHRGGGRGGGNHMVVDHRPRAIAILGVTQEEKEELMPHFVKFGEIEELRDQDATSVVMTFKTRSDAENAANQGAKFKGRVLQIAWFKPKTPSVSTEPEEEDSKEEVNAEEVSPYLLMEEEEDDDEDDEYESRSWRR encoded by the exons ATGATGATCATAGAAAATGTGGAAGCTTTGAAGTCTTGGCTGGCTAAACTCCTGGAGCCAAT CTGTGAGGCCGACCCCTCTGCTTTAGCCAACTATGTTGTGGCTTTGGTAAAGAAGGACAAACCTGAGAAAGAGTTGAAAGCACTTTGTGCAGATCAACTGGATGTCTTTTTACAAAAAG AAACCACTGGTTTTGTTGATAAGCTCTTTGAATGTTTGACCACCAAAAACTACTTGGGGAATCCACCTCCTAAGGAAGTTCCCAAAGAGGAGCCCAAACTCCCTGTGTTAAAACAGCAGGCTGTGGAG GCTGAAAATGTAGAAGAGGATAGGGGGGATAACAGGAGGCGGAGAAGTCCACTGAGAAACCGCTCTGACTTAAACGAATCAAg GGGACGTGGTGACCGCAGACGAGACGACCGCAAGCGGCGTGACATGGACCGCCACGGTAAAAGCACCGAATCCCACCGGGAGAGGCATGACCGGCACGGAGGCAACTCTCGTGGGCGCAGCTACAGTCGCAGCAGGAGCCGAAGTGGGAGCCGAGGCAAGAGCAGGGACAAGGAGCACAGCCGAGGGAGAG ATTACAGGTCAAAGTTTGAAGTGGAGAGAAAGGAGCCCGAGAGTTTCAACTCCACCTCTGGGTCCCTGGTAACCCACCAGCACCCTCCGCCCCTCCTACCTACCCCCCAGCAGCACCCATTTCCCTCCTCCGGTGGCCAAGCAGTCCCCAACTCTGTTACCGTGGTAGCACCCGCTCACTTGCCCGACAGCACTACAGAGAGCTGGTCTAATTACTACTCTAATCACAGGGAGGGCAAGCCGTTCAACAAGGTCACTTCAGTCAAGCACCGCTGCCGTGACTATGACG AAAAAGGTTTCTGTGTGCGTGGTGACCTCTGTCCCTTTGACCATGGCAATGATCCTCTGATCGTGGATGACGTCACGCTGCCCGCCATGATTCCGTTTCCTCCACCTGGCATGCCTCCACCGGCCCGCATGGCCATGCCCCCCCACGGCCAGCCACCCCCGGCCATCAGGATGCCAATGCCCCTCCACGGCCAGCCACCCCCACCGGGCATCTTCCCTATGCCGCCTCCTG GGCCCCCATTGATACCAACAAGTGGGATAGAAACTCCCAACCACTCAGGGACGAGTTCTGCGTCCTCTCTAGGACCGCCTGGAGTgggacctcctcctcttcctccaccaccaccacctccctcttctgtctctctacaccCCCAATATTCTCAGGCAGAAT ATAATTATGACCCAGAGGGTTACAACCCAGAGTCTCCAGGCATGACAGCACCTGGCCGGCCCCAGTACAGGCAGTTCATCCCCCGCATCCAGACCCAGAGGCCCAACCTGATCGGCCTCACCTCCGGGGATGGCCAGGGATCCAGAGGTATCACAT CGGCTAACATCGTGATCCAGACAGAGCCGGCGGTGGCCAGTGTCCCCAGCAGTGTGTGTCGCTACAGCAGCACAGAGCATGAGGGTAGGAAGAGGCCCCTGGGGCCCACAGAGGGTCCTCCGCCTAAAAAAACCTGGATGGACAA GCCCAACTACCAGGCAAACAACCAGCTCAACTTCCCCAACAACAAGCCCCAACATGGGGGCTTCCCCAAGAAGAATCACTATGTCAACACTAAGCTTGAAGTTCGCAAAATCCCCCGAGATCTCAACAACATCACCAAATTGAATGAGCACTTTAGCAAGTTTGGTACCATCGTAAACATTCAG GTGGTATTTGGTGGCGACCCCGAGGCAGCGCTGATCCAGTACACAGCCAACGAGGAGGCACGGCAGGCCATCTCCAGCACTGAGGCGGTGCTCAACAACCGCTTCATCCGTGTGTACTGGCACCGTGAGGCCAACACCCAGCAGGGACAGGGCATGGGTCAGGGCCAGGGGGACGGACAGAGCTCTGCTATGGGGCAGCAGCACCCCAGCGTTCATAAG GTGATCAAGCAACACAGTCCCGGAGCCTATGTGCTGAATAATAAGACGTTGTCCAAACATGGTGTTGGGGCTGTGGCCGGAGGCAAACTGGACGTCTCGCACCCCAGCGCAGACCCTGCAGCG GCACTCTTCTCTACTTCTGTGGCCCTTCAGAAGGGGCCCTATAGCTCGACAGTCCACAAGGGAGTGTCCAAGTCACTTGGTAAAACTGCCAAAGCACTTGAAGCACAGGAGATCTTGAAAAAGAAGCAG GAGACATTGAAGTTGCAGCAGGACATGAGAAAAAAGAAGCAGGAGATGCTAGAGAAGCAGATTGAATGTCAAAAG GCTCTGATCAACAGACTTGAAAAGAACAGGGCCACATTGAAGCCAGAGGAGAGGGCCAACATTATGAAGACTCTGAAGGATCTGACCGACAAGATCTCCCAGCTTCAGAACGAGATGAACCCAGCCTCCCATTCCACAGCCAACACGGCTCAGTCCAAGACTAAGACAGAT GCACAAAAGGAGCTTCTGGACGCAGAGCTTGATTTCCACAAGAAGATGAGTTCTGGAGAGGACACGACCGACCTGAAGAGGAGACTGGGTCAGCTGCAGGTTGAG GCCACCCGGTTGGGCCTGATACCAACCGGGCGTGGGAAGGTGGGCGACGCAGCAGGCGTCAGGGGCAGGGGCCGAGGAAGGGGCAGGGGACGGGGACACAGAGGAGGTGGCAGAGGAGGTGGCAATCACATGGTGGTGGACCATAGGCCCCGAGCCATCGCCATCCTGGGAGTCAcacaggaagagaaggaggagctGATGCCTCACTTTGTG AAATTTGGTGAGATAGAGGAGCTCCGTGATCAGGATGCTACCAGTGTTGTCATGACGTTCAAGACCCGGAGCGACGCGGAGAAT GCTGCAAACCAAGGAGCAAAGTTCAAAGGTCGCGTTCTACAGATTGCATGGTTCAAGCCGAAGACACCATCCGTATCCACAGAACCTGAAGAGGAGGACTCGAAGGAAGAGGTCAATGCG GAGGAAGTCAGCCCCTACCTGCTtatggaagaggaggaagacgacGATGAGGATGACGAGTATGAGAGTCGTTCATGGAGGCGATGA
- the LOC118389804 gene encoding RNA-binding protein 27-like isoform X3: MMIIENVEALKSWLAKLLEPICEADPSALANYVVALVKKDKPEKELKALCADQLDVFLQKETTGFVDKLFECLTTKNYLGNPPPKEVPKEEPKLPVLKQQAVEAENVEEDRGDNRRRRSPLRNRSDLNESRGRGDRRRDDRKRRDMDRHGKSTESHRERHDRHGGNSRGRSYSRSRSRSGSRGKSRDKEHSRGRDYRSKFEVERKEPESFNSTSGSLVTHQHPPPLLPTPQQHPFPSSGGQAVPNSVTVVAPAHLPDSTTESWSNYYSNHREGKPFNKVTSVKHRCRDYDEKGFCVRGDLCPFDHGNDPLIVDDVTLPAMIPFPPPGMPPPARMAMPPHGQPPPAIRMPMPLHGQPPPPGIFPMPPPGPPLIPTSGIETPNHSGTSSASSLGPPGVGPPPLPPPPPPPSSVSLHPQYSQAEYNYDPEGYNPESPGMTAPGRPQYRQFIPRIQTQRPNLIGLTSGDGQGSRAANIVIQTEPAVASVPSSVCRYSSTEHEGRKRPLGPTEGPPPKKTWMDKPNYQANNQLNFPNNKPQHGGFPKKNHYVNTKLEVRKIPRDLNNITKLNEHFSKFGTIVNIQVVFGGDPEAALIQYTANEEARQAISSTEAVLNNRFIRVYWHREANTQQGQGMGQGQGDGQSSAMGQQHPSVHKQVIKQHSPGAYVLNNKTLSKHGVGAVAGGKLDVSHPSADPAAALFSTSVALQKGPYSSTVHKGVSKSLGKTAKALEAQEILKKKQETLKLQQDMRKKKQEMLEKQIECQKALINRLEKNRATLKPEERANIMKTLKDLTDKISQLQNEMNPASHSTANTAQSKTKTDAQKELLDAELDFHKKMSSGEDTTDLKRRLGQLQVEATRLGLIPTGRGKVGDAAGVRGRGRGRGRGRGHRGGGRGGGNHMVVDHRPRAIAILGVTQEEKEELMPHFVKFGEIEELRDQDATSVVMTFKTRSDAENAANQGAKFKGRVLQIAWFKPKTPSVSTEPEEEDSKEEVNAEEVSPYLLMEEEEDDDEDDEYESRSWRR; this comes from the exons ATGATGATCATAGAAAATGTGGAAGCTTTGAAGTCTTGGCTGGCTAAACTCCTGGAGCCAAT CTGTGAGGCCGACCCCTCTGCTTTAGCCAACTATGTTGTGGCTTTGGTAAAGAAGGACAAACCTGAGAAAGAGTTGAAAGCACTTTGTGCAGATCAACTGGATGTCTTTTTACAAAAAG AAACCACTGGTTTTGTTGATAAGCTCTTTGAATGTTTGACCACCAAAAACTACTTGGGGAATCCACCTCCTAAGGAAGTTCCCAAAGAGGAGCCCAAACTCCCTGTGTTAAAACAGCAGGCTGTGGAG GCTGAAAATGTAGAAGAGGATAGGGGGGATAACAGGAGGCGGAGAAGTCCACTGAGAAACCGCTCTGACTTAAACGAATCAAg GGGACGTGGTGACCGCAGACGAGACGACCGCAAGCGGCGTGACATGGACCGCCACGGTAAAAGCACCGAATCCCACCGGGAGAGGCATGACCGGCACGGAGGCAACTCTCGTGGGCGCAGCTACAGTCGCAGCAGGAGCCGAAGTGGGAGCCGAGGCAAGAGCAGGGACAAGGAGCACAGCCGAGGGAGAG ATTACAGGTCAAAGTTTGAAGTGGAGAGAAAGGAGCCCGAGAGTTTCAACTCCACCTCTGGGTCCCTGGTAACCCACCAGCACCCTCCGCCCCTCCTACCTACCCCCCAGCAGCACCCATTTCCCTCCTCCGGTGGCCAAGCAGTCCCCAACTCTGTTACCGTGGTAGCACCCGCTCACTTGCCCGACAGCACTACAGAGAGCTGGTCTAATTACTACTCTAATCACAGGGAGGGCAAGCCGTTCAACAAGGTCACTTCAGTCAAGCACCGCTGCCGTGACTATGACG AAAAAGGTTTCTGTGTGCGTGGTGACCTCTGTCCCTTTGACCATGGCAATGATCCTCTGATCGTGGATGACGTCACGCTGCCCGCCATGATTCCGTTTCCTCCACCTGGCATGCCTCCACCGGCCCGCATGGCCATGCCCCCCCACGGCCAGCCACCCCCGGCCATCAGGATGCCAATGCCCCTCCACGGCCAGCCACCCCCACCGGGCATCTTCCCTATGCCGCCTCCTG GGCCCCCATTGATACCAACAAGTGGGATAGAAACTCCCAACCACTCAGGGACGAGTTCTGCGTCCTCTCTAGGACCGCCTGGAGTgggacctcctcctcttcctccaccaccaccacctccctcttctgtctctctacaccCCCAATATTCTCAGGCAGAAT ATAATTATGACCCAGAGGGTTACAACCCAGAGTCTCCAGGCATGACAGCACCTGGCCGGCCCCAGTACAGGCAGTTCATCCCCCGCATCCAGACCCAGAGGCCCAACCTGATCGGCCTCACCTCCGGGGATGGCCAGGGATCCAGAG CGGCTAACATCGTGATCCAGACAGAGCCGGCGGTGGCCAGTGTCCCCAGCAGTGTGTGTCGCTACAGCAGCACAGAGCATGAGGGTAGGAAGAGGCCCCTGGGGCCCACAGAGGGTCCTCCGCCTAAAAAAACCTGGATGGACAA GCCCAACTACCAGGCAAACAACCAGCTCAACTTCCCCAACAACAAGCCCCAACATGGGGGCTTCCCCAAGAAGAATCACTATGTCAACACTAAGCTTGAAGTTCGCAAAATCCCCCGAGATCTCAACAACATCACCAAATTGAATGAGCACTTTAGCAAGTTTGGTACCATCGTAAACATTCAG GTGGTATTTGGTGGCGACCCCGAGGCAGCGCTGATCCAGTACACAGCCAACGAGGAGGCACGGCAGGCCATCTCCAGCACTGAGGCGGTGCTCAACAACCGCTTCATCCGTGTGTACTGGCACCGTGAGGCCAACACCCAGCAGGGACAGGGCATGGGTCAGGGCCAGGGGGACGGACAGAGCTCTGCTATGGGGCAGCAGCACCCCAGCGTTCATAAG CAGGTGATCAAGCAACACAGTCCCGGAGCCTATGTGCTGAATAATAAGACGTTGTCCAAACATGGTGTTGGGGCTGTGGCCGGAGGCAAACTGGACGTCTCGCACCCCAGCGCAGACCCTGCAGCG GCACTCTTCTCTACTTCTGTGGCCCTTCAGAAGGGGCCCTATAGCTCGACAGTCCACAAGGGAGTGTCCAAGTCACTTGGTAAAACTGCCAAAGCACTTGAAGCACAGGAGATCTTGAAAAAGAAGCAG GAGACATTGAAGTTGCAGCAGGACATGAGAAAAAAGAAGCAGGAGATGCTAGAGAAGCAGATTGAATGTCAAAAG GCTCTGATCAACAGACTTGAAAAGAACAGGGCCACATTGAAGCCAGAGGAGAGGGCCAACATTATGAAGACTCTGAAGGATCTGACCGACAAGATCTCCCAGCTTCAGAACGAGATGAACCCAGCCTCCCATTCCACAGCCAACACGGCTCAGTCCAAGACTAAGACAGAT GCACAAAAGGAGCTTCTGGACGCAGAGCTTGATTTCCACAAGAAGATGAGTTCTGGAGAGGACACGACCGACCTGAAGAGGAGACTGGGTCAGCTGCAGGTTGAG GCCACCCGGTTGGGCCTGATACCAACCGGGCGTGGGAAGGTGGGCGACGCAGCAGGCGTCAGGGGCAGGGGCCGAGGAAGGGGCAGGGGACGGGGACACAGAGGAGGTGGCAGAGGAGGTGGCAATCACATGGTGGTGGACCATAGGCCCCGAGCCATCGCCATCCTGGGAGTCAcacaggaagagaaggaggagctGATGCCTCACTTTGTG AAATTTGGTGAGATAGAGGAGCTCCGTGATCAGGATGCTACCAGTGTTGTCATGACGTTCAAGACCCGGAGCGACGCGGAGAAT GCTGCAAACCAAGGAGCAAAGTTCAAAGGTCGCGTTCTACAGATTGCATGGTTCAAGCCGAAGACACCATCCGTATCCACAGAACCTGAAGAGGAGGACTCGAAGGAAGAGGTCAATGCG GAGGAAGTCAGCCCCTACCTGCTtatggaagaggaggaagacgacGATGAGGATGACGAGTATGAGAGTCGTTCATGGAGGCGATGA